The following proteins are encoded in a genomic region of Mustela erminea isolate mMusErm1 chromosome 3, mMusErm1.Pri, whole genome shotgun sequence:
- the LOC116586441 gene encoding protocadherin beta-17-like, whose protein sequence is MESPLPKAPQKRQVTAIIILILLILWEVGSTTIKYSVLEERESGSFVTNLAKDLGLSLGELDARGARILSKGNQQYLQLEQKSGNLLLKEKLDREELCGDTDPCILHFQVLLKSPVQFIQGELQLQDVNDHAPEFLENEILLKISESSHPGTAFPLKIAQDLDVGSNTVQNYTISTNSHFHLFTRNHSDGRRYPELVLDKALDREEQSELRLTLTAMDGGSPPRTGTSQVLILILDINDNAPEFAQLLYEVKLPENSPIGSLVITVTARDLDAGTHGELSYSFFQSSNQVIQAFEINSVTGEIRLKKMLDFEEIQSYRMEIEASDGGGLSGKCSIALEVMDVNDNTPELTMSVFTSDIPENTPDMVVAIFGISDPDSGENGKTQCSIQDHLPFLLKLTVENFYTLVTEGALDRESQAEYNITITVTDLGTPRLKTQHNLTVTVSDVNDNAPTFSQTTYTLRVRENNSPALHIGSVSATDRDSGANAQVTYSLLPPHDPQLPLGSLVSINADNGQLFALRSLDFEALQAFEFRVGAADRGSPALSSQALVRVLVADANDNAPFVLYPLQNGSAPCTELVPRAAEAGYLVAKVVAVDGDSGQNAWLSYQLLKATEPGLFGVWAHNGEVRTARPLSERDAVKHRLLVLVRDHGEPPLSASVTLHVLLVDGFSQPYLPLPDAAAAEARADPLTVYLVVALASVSSLFLFSVLVFVAVRLCRRRRAASGGGCSVPEGPFPGHLVDVSGAGTLSHSYQYEVCLRGGSGTGEFKFLKPIIPNFVGEGADRGKEENSHLRNHFGFS, encoded by the coding sequence ATGGAGTCACCGCTACCCAAAGCGCCACAGAAAAGGCAAGTGACCGCCATTATTATCCTAATACTGTTAATACTGTGGGAAGTGGGGAGTACGACCATTAAGTATTCAGTTCTAGAGGAGAGGGAAAGCGGCTCCTTTGTGACCAACCTCGCTAAAGATCTGGGGCTTAGCTTAGGGGAGCTGGACGCGCGGGGTGCTCGAATTCTTTCCAAAGGGAATCAACAGTATTTGCAGCTGGAGCAGAAGAGTGGGAATTtgctgttaaaagaaaaattggaccGGGAAGAGTTGTGCGGTGACACAGATCCATGTATACTGCATTTCCAGGTATTACTAAAAAGCCCAGTGCAGTTTATTCAAGGTGAACTACAGCTGCAAGATGTAAATGACCATGCTCCAGAATTCCTGGAAAATGAAATCCTCCTGAAAATCTCAGAAAGCAGTCATCCAGGGACtgcatttcctttgaaaatagCTCAAGATTTAGACGTGGGCAGTAACACAGTTCAGAACTACACCATTAGCACCAACTCCCATTTTCACCTTTTCACTCGAAATCACAGCGATGGCAGGAGATACCCTGAGCTGGTGCTGGACAAAGCGCTGGACCGGGAGGAGCAGTCAGAGCTCAGGTTAACGCTCACGGCCATGGATGGTGGGTCGCCGCCTAGGACTGGGACTTCTCAGGTTCTCATCCTAATCTTGGACATAAATGATAATGCTCCTGAATTTGCCCAGCTGCTCTATGAGGTGAAATTGCCAGAAAACAGCCCTATAGGCTCCCTTGTCATTACTGTGACTGCTAGAGATTTAGATGCTGGGACCCACGGAGAACTCTCCTACTCATTTTTCCAATCCTCAAATCAAGTGATTCAGGCCTTTGAAATAAACTCAGTCACAGGGGAAATTCGATTGAAAAAAATGTTGGATTTTGAAGAAATTCAATCTTATCGTATGGAAATTGAGGCCTCAGATGGTGGGGGACTATCAGGAAAATGCTCTATAGCCTTAGAAGTGATGGATGTAAACGACAACACTCCGGAACTGACTATGTCAGTATTCACCAGTGATATCCCAGAAAACACCCCTGACATGGTGGTGGCTATTTTTGGAATTTCAGATCCAGACTCTGGGGAAAATGGCAAAACGCAGTGTTCCATCCAAGAccatctccccttccttctgaAACTTACTGTAGAAAACTTCTACACCTTGGTAACTGAAGGAGCGCTGGAtagagagagccaggcagagtaCAACATCACCATCACCGTCACCGACCTGGGGACCCCCAGGCTGAAAACTCAGCACAACCTCACGGTGACCGTGTCCGACGTCAACGACAACGCCCCGACCTTCAGCCAGACGACCTACACCCTGCGCGTCCGCGAGAACAACAGCCCCGCCCTGCACATCGGCAGCGTGAGCGCCACCGACAGAGACTCGGGCGCCAACGCCCAGGTCACCTACTCGCTGCTGCCGCCCCACGACCCGCAGCTGCCGCTGGGCTCGCTGGTGTCCATCAACGCGGACAACGGGCAGCTGTTCGCGCTCAGGTCGCTGGATTTCGAGGCGCTGCAGGCGTTCGAGTTCCGCGTGGGCGCGGCCGACCGCGGCTCGCCGGCGCTCAGCAGCCAGGCGCTGGTGCGCGTGCTGGTGGCGGACGCCAACGACAACGCGCCGTTCGTGCTGTACCCGCTGCAGAACGGCTCGGCGCCCTGCACCGAGCTGGTGCCGCGGGCGGCCGAGGCGGGCTACCTGGTGGCCAAGGTGGTGGCGGTGGACGGCGACTCGGGCCAGAACGCCTGGCTGTCGTACCAGCTGCTCAAGGCCACGGAGCCCGGGCTGTTCGGCGTGTGGGCGCACAACGGCGAGGTGCGCACTGCGCGGCCGCTGAGCGAGCGCGACGCCGTCAAGCACAGGCTGCTGGTGCTGGTCCGGGACCACGGCGAGCCGCCGCTGTCGGCCAGCGTCACGCTGCACGTGCTGCTGGTGGACGGCTTCTCGCAGCCCTACCTGCCGCTGCCGGACGCGGCGGCGGCCGAGGCCCGCGCCGACCCGCTCACCGTCTACCTGGTGGTGGCCTTGGCGTCCGTGTCGTCGCTCTTCCTGTTCTCGGTGCTGGTGTTCGTGGCGGTGCGGCTGTGCAGGAGGAGGCGGGCGGCGTCGGGGGGCGGCTGCTCGGTGCCCGAGGGTCCGTTTCCGGGCCACCTGGTGGACGTCAGCGGCGCGGGGACCCTGTCCCACAGCTACCAGTATGAGGTGTGTCTGAGGGGAGGATCTGGGACCGGCGAGTTCAAGTTCCTCAAACCCATTATCCCCAACTTCGTGGGTGAAGGGGCTGATAGGGGCAAGGAGGAAAACTCTCACTTGAGAAATCATTTTGGgttcagttag